CACACACAACCCATCTTGACCGCGTTTTTTTATTTGAAATAGACATTTATTTGCATTTTGGAGACAGTTTTATTGAATCTCTTTCCACTTTGTACTGAAACACGTTTTGTTTTTTTTGTTTTTTTTTTTTGACTGTCAAAAGACCATTTTATTACTCAAACTTGAGCTAGTTTGGATAACCAAACCGGAATAGAACAATCAATAAAACTGAAACACGTTTTGTTATCAAGACATTTTCAGTGTATTTAAAACTTATTTTATCTTTCAGCTAAATATACCAACCTCAACAGTTTTTCGAAGACTGTAAAAGTAATGGCTCATAAGATGAATATATAAGACCGGACGAAACATAACGAACAAAACTGAAAAATGTACATTGAGCGGCTGATAGATATTATCAACATCTTATATCGTTTTTATATTTAAAATTATAAGCTTTTCCTTTCTGAGACTCCATAACATAGTTTGATAGCTTTTTGTCCGTATTGTCACTAAAATTCTATTAGCTTATCACACAATGGCTTCCCCCAAAAGGGTTCAGACTTTCCTTTGGAAAGGTACTTGGATCTGGTATTGAATTGGAGAGTTGGGTGGCAATTGGAGCTTCTTCCTTGGAGAAGATAGAGGAAACAGAATACTCACTGATCCTTGTGGCTGGTAAATCTCTCATCGTCCTTGGCTCCTTTGTTGATGGAACTATCATAAGCAATAAAACATGCAGTGGTTATTATTTTAAAATAATAAAATAAAAAGAAGGAAACGCTAGCCACTTACCGCAAACAACAGAACCAAACCATTTCCTGAATATGTTGTCTGACTGAGCTAAAGGTGGTGGTGATGTAGTAGTTGCAGGCCATTTTTTCTTCTGGTTTCTCCAGCCGAAATAATTCAGGTGGTAGCAGACCACAACAAAAACAACCACAAGCAGAAGATCCAGTAACAAGGAATGTAATTTGTAAAAGTGAAACGTGAAGTGACTGAATATAAAAGTCGCAAAAATAACCCCCTTATTGCCTCCTCCCAGGGACTTGGGATTTACTTCAGGTATTTTGGTAAGCGCTCTCTGAACTAGCTCGGCAGTCGCTTCAACAAGAGAGGCATCTTCGCTGCAACATTAGTGAGAGAAAAAGATGCAGAACAATTAGTAATGAGTACAAACTAGAAACTGGATTAACCTTCTTTAGAGTGAAACTAGCGATGAGTCTTTCCACTCGTCTACACTAGATAGTTCCACATTCCACAATCCACTGGATCAAAGATAACCCATTATTCACTAATTAGGAGTTATGAAGAAATCAATACCCGTAAAGTTTTGAGTGTAAGCTCAAGCTGATTGTCTTCGCAATGGACTTCACCTAAGTCTCCCACTTCAGGACCTTCTCAGCTTCGTCCTTGTATCTTACTCTCATCTCTTTGAAACGTCTACCGAATTCTCCCTTGAGATGCTTCACGTCGCTTGGTTTCACATTGTAGAAGACAGGAATCACCAAGAGTTTGTTTTCCCTTACAAGCTTGTCCATTGCTACAAGCTCGTCCAAGCAAAAATGTGACTCGATGTACCTCTCGGAGAAGATGGCGACTGCAATCTTAGACTCCTCTATCCTCTTGTAGAAATTTTGTAGTTTTATCCCATTTCCCTTATCATTGTCTGTGAAGACGCTGATCCCAGCATCTGTCAAAGTACTAACGAGATGTCTGACAAAGGTCCTGCGCAGGTCACCTCCATGAAAACTGACAAAAATCTGAGAATGACTTCGTCCAAGTCCAGCTTGAGAAGAAGAAGATGCAACTGCGGGAAACTAATAAGCATGACAGAATGTATGAGAGTTTGCTTGTTCAAGTGATAGGGGAATCGAAATAAGTTTTGAGTAGTTAATTTCTTTTCTTATAAAGATTTAAAGAAAAAAAAAAGAAGTTTACAAGGTCGGCTCTGTATTGTTGGGGTTCCCCAGACAACAGGGGGTCCATATCCGATGTTCCATACACATGAGGAGATACACGAGACTCAGTGGTCGGTGGTTGGTAACTGGTAGCCTGCGGAGGACATAATCATAAAAGGTCTAAGTTAATGATCCTAAAATGAAAAATGCATGAAATCTTTATTACGCGATTCACTGAACCAATCAAATTTATGTGATCAAAACTTACGGTTCTTTGCGCTGGTGATCTCTCTTCTGTTCCGCTCTCCGGTCTTACATTCGAGATTGTCACTAAGGTATGAACAAAAGCAAAGTACAGGTGCAAAGACGATCAGACAGAAAAAAGCTAAAAAAGACGTAAGCCAGGAAATCTTGGATCCAACATACCGTTTTCTGAATACGATATGTACTGATTTGCTTCAAGAGGGCCACTGACAGTAGATTTTATCCGCAATTCATCGGTTGCATAGTACAAACTAAAGCCACACTTCAGCACCTCACAACCTTCTAACACTTTTGTACCATCAGTCACTTGAAATTCAAACAAAGCCTCAGTATGACTACATCCGCACCTCAACATATTTCTTGATATCCAATGTACTGGTATAGCCAATAAAGACATGAGACGCTTCAATCTTTCCTGGTGTGTTACTTGATTTGCTCCAACTGCCAATAATACAACTAAAGCGAATACGAGACTAATATTCATTATTGAACACACAAGTACATTTCACTAAGAGAGGATTCCTCTGCTCATGGTAGTCAGGAAATGAGATAACAGAACAAAGGGCTATTCCAGTTAACTTATTGTCACTCCAGTGTGGAGGCAGATTTGACCTTAACACCGGTCCAAAGGCTCGGTGACTGAACCATGCCGGAAGATTACATACAGGAAGACTGGAAATTGATAGAGAGAGAGACAGACCTTATTGTAACGAGTGAGTTCATCTAGCACTAACTGGCTTCGCCACCGAGAATAGGATATGATACTATCCTTTGCGTCTTCATCCAACTTGTTGCAGTTGGAAAAATTGAATTTGGCATGGATCTGCTCAGACAACAAAGGAAGGGCCAGAGGGTTTGCAACTCTTTCCAGTGAATCACAGCCATGTGCATCAAAAAACTGAAGTCTAGGTGGAAGCGTTGGAACAAACCTCAGCTTCTTGCACTGCTTCACATCAAGCAATTTTAGATTATAAAGTTTTACGATGTCAGGCTGCAGGCTGACAAAAGTATTTCCACTCAAACATAGATGTCGTAGTGAGGATACTCCATTAACACCACAAGCCTATTCCCTCACGGTGTCATATGACCCAAAAGGTTATAAGAAATTATCAGCAGGCCCTTCGTATACAGTGAAGCACGATATGCTTGGCATCTCGTTCGCTCCCGTCCCATCAAAAAGTAAAATCTGGAGCTGTTTTAAGCTATTCCGGACATCTGGAAGATTTTTGAGCCTTGAACAACCAGAGACTATTAGCTCATCAAGAAATTTTAGACTGCCCAAACAGTTGGGAAGATACTCCAACATTTTGTTGGGGAAAGACACACGGCGCAGCGGAAATACTAATGGTCGTGTTCCCCAGACCCTGTGTGAACCTGTGAAGAAAATACTTTGACGATGGCGGGATGTGATATGCAGAAAAACGTAAATGAGACACACAATTTTTATGTGGAAAACCTCCTCGATGTGAGAACGAAAGACCACGGGACCGTAGTCCACTCAAACATCCACTATATAAATGGTATGAGTACAACCACGTCCTCCCTGTTCAACAGCCTGAACATAACAGAGAGTCTAGCTACAAAGAGCTATCACCAACACAAGCAACAACAACAACAAGAGAGCAACACAAAGCTTCAAAACCGGCAGCAACCAAACGACCACAGCTCACAAGGATTCCGGCATCCAGAAACTAATCCAACCATACAAATCCAAGATACACAAGTCAACAATACCTCTGCCAAATTTCAGCTCAAGAAGAGAAGATCTCACCGTCAGATTTACCAAACACCCAAGACTGCCCAGCTGAAGAACTGTGACGACCAGCTTCACTAAAACCCAGACAACAGAAGATCCAACCGTTGAAATCTAAATCCCTTTGGTGAATCTCTAACCCACTGACTGAAGAAGCTTCCCACAAAATATTAGCCCGATCAAGTTCCGTTTGATCCTCCAAAACCAGTCTTGAAATAGCCTGACGAGTTTTCTCCTCCTTCTCTCTTCTTTCTCTCTTTTGTCGCTCTCTCTCAACTCTATTATTGTGAGTCTACAGTGCAAAGGGTCATGAGAATTATTATTTCTCATGCCCACTTGGTTCTCTACATCTAGGAGGGACCCAACAAACTCCCCCTCCGACTAGATGAAGAAACAGCTATTCCGGCTATCTCTCGGCATACCTCAAGCTTCCCCCTCGGTAATGANNNNNNNNNNNNNNNNNNNNNNNNNNNNNNNNNNNNNNNNNNNNNNNNNNNNNNNNNNNNNNNNNNNNNNNNNNNNNNNNNNNNNNNNNNNNNNNNNNNNNNNNNNNNNNNNNNNNNNNNNNNNNNNNNNNNNNNNNNNNNNNNNNNNNNNNNNNNNNNNNNNNNNNNNNNNNNNNNNNNNNNNNNNNNNNNNNNNNNNNNNNNNNNNNNNNNNNNNNNNNNNNNNNNNNNNNNNNNNNNNNNNNNNNNNNNNNNNNNNNNNNNNNNNNNNNNNNNNNNNNNNNNNNNNNNNNNNNNNNNNNNNNNNNNNNNNNNNNNNNNNNNNNNNNNNNNNNNNNNNNNNNNNNNNNNNNNNNNNNNNNNNNNNNNNNNNNNNNNNNNNNNNNNNNNNNNNNNNNNNNNNNNNNNNNNNNNNNNNNNNNNNNNNNNNNNNNNNNNNNNNNNNNNNNNNNNNNNNNNNNNNNNNNNNNNNNNNNNNNNNNNNNNNNNNNNNNNNNNNNNNNNNNNNNNNNNNNNNNNNNNNNNNNNNNNNNNNNNNNNNNNNNNNNNNNNNNNNNNNNNNNNNNNNNNNNNNNNNNNNNNNNNNNNNNNNNNNNNNNNNNNNNNNNNNNNNNNNNNNNNNNNNNNNNNNNNNNNNNNNNNNNNNNNNNNNNNNNNNNNNNNNNNNNNNNNNNNNNNNNNNNNNNNNNNNNNNNNNNNNNNNNNNNNNNNNNNNNNNNNNNNNNNNNNNNNNNNNNNNNNNNNNNNNNNNNNNNNNNNNNNNNNNNNNNNNNNNNNNNNNNNNNNNNNNNNNNNNNNNNNNNNNNNNNNNNNNNNNNCACAAATACACAATGGTCTGAATCAGTCTCTCCATAACCATGCTCCTCCATAACAGACTTGAATTTCATGTACCACTGCCTTGGTGCTTGCTTTAATCCATAAAGGCTTTTCTTCAAGCGGCAAACCAAATTTTCTTTGCCCTTTTCGACATAGCCTTCTGGTTGTTCCATGTAGATCTCTTCCTCCAAATCACCATGAAGGAAAGCAGTCTTCACATCCATTTGCTCAACCTCTAGATCAAGGCTCGCATTGGAGAGAGAGAGATTTGAACACATTCAGAGAAGATCTTGAAATCCCTTTATTTCTTACTCTATTTTATCTATAGGCTGTAGCCTTTCACAACCAATCTAGCCTTGTGTCGAGGTGGCAAATTTTCATTGTTATGCTTAATTCTGTACACCCACTTATTAAGCAGAGCCTTCTTGCCCTTAGGCAATTCCACCAACTCAAAAGTATGGTGCACCTCAAAAGAATCCATCTCCTCATCCATGGCTCCAAACCACTTATCCTTGTGTTCATCCTCCAAAGCTTCATCATAGCTTTCAGGCTCTCCCCCATCAGTAAGTAATACATACTCACTAGGATCATACCTTATCGACGGTTTAAGACCTCTCTCGGATCTTCTAACAATAGTAGGTTGGTTCTCAGCAGCTGGTGTCTCACCATGATCGTCACCATGATCACCACTACCATCTTCATGTGCGGGAGCATCTNNNNNNNNNNNNNNNNNNNNNNNNNNNNNNNNNNNNNNNNNNNNNNNNNCTCAAAAATCTGAGTTGGCTTTTTGGACTTGTCAATGTCCTTAATCGTTTGATCTTCCATAAACACAACATTTATGCTCCTTATGAGCTTCTTCTCAACGGGATCATAAAATCTGTACCCGAACTCATCCTGACCATAACCGATGAACACACACTGCCGCGACTTCATCTCAAGCTTCGATCTATCAACCTTGGGAATATGAACAAATGCCTTACACCCAAAGACCCTCAAGTGACTGTAAGAAACATCCTTACCAGTCCAAACCCTCTCTGGAACATCACCATCCAATGGAGCACTTGGTGACAAATTCAGCACATGAACCACCGTGTTCAAAGCTTCTGCCCAGAAAGTCATCGATAAGCCTGACTGTGAGATCAAACATCTCATCCTCTCGACAATCGTNNNNNNNNNNNNNNNNNNNNNNNNNNNNNNNNNNNNNNNNNNNNNNNNNNNNNNNNNNNNNNNNNNNNNNNNNNNNNNNNNNNNNNNNNNNNNNNNNNNNNNNNNNNNNNNNNNNNNNNNNNNNNNNNNNNNNNNNNNNNNNNNNNNNNNNNNNNNNNNNNNNNNNNNNNNNNNNNNNNNNNNNNNNNNNNNNNNNNNNNNNNNNNNNNNNNNNNNNNNNNNNNNNNNNNNNNNNNNNNNNNNNNNNNNNNNNNNNNNNNNNNNNNNNNNNNNNNNNNNNNNNNNNNNNNNNNNNNNNNNNNNNNNNNNNNNNNNNNNNNNNNNNNNNNNNNNNNNNNNNNNNNNNNNNNNNNNNNNNNNNNNNNNNNNNNNNNNNNNNNNNNNNNNNNNNNNNNNNNNNNNNNNNNNNNNNNNNNNNNNNNNNNNNNNNNNNNNNNNNNNNNNNNNNNNNNNNNNNNNNNNNNNNNNNNNNNNNNNNNNNNNNNNNNNNNNNNNNNNNNNNNNNNNNNNNNNNNNNNNNNNNNNNNNNNNNNNNNNNNNNNNNNNNNNNNNNNNNNNNNNNNNNNNNNNNNNNNNNNNNNNNNNNNNNNNNNNNNNNNNNNNNNNNNNNNNNNNNNNNNNNNNNNNNNNNNNNNNNNNNNNNNNNNNNNNNNNNNNNNNNNNNNNNNNNNNNNNNNNNNNNNNNNNNNNNNNNNNNNNNNNNNNNNNNNNNNNNNNNNNNNNNNNNNNNNNNNNNNNNNNNNNNNNNNNNNNNNNNNNNNNNNNNNNNNNNNNNNNNNNNNNNNNNNNNNNNNNNNNNNNNNNNNNNNNNNNNNNNNNNNNNNNNNNNNNNNNNNNNNNNNNNNNNNNNNNNNNNNNNNNNNNNNNNNNNNNNNNNNNNNNNNNNNNNNNNNNNNNNNNNNNNNNNNNNNNNNNNNNNNNNNNNNNNNNNNNNNNNNNNNNNNNNNNNNNNNNNNNNNNNNNNNNNNNNNNNNNNNNNNNNNNNNNNNNNNNNNNNNNNNNNNNNNNNNNNNNNNNNNNNNNNNNNNNNNNNNNNNNNNNNNNNNNNNNNNNNNNNNNNNNNNNNNNNNNNNNNNNNNNNNNNNNNNNNNNNNNNNNNNNNNNNNNNNNNNNNNNNNNNNNNNNNNNNNTGAGTACAACCACGTCCTCCCTGTTCAACAGCCTGGACAGAACAGAGAGTCTAGCTACAAAGAGCTATCACCAACACAAGCAACAACAACAACAAGAGAGCAACACAAAGCTTCAAAACCGGCAGCAACCAAACGACCTCATCTCACAAGGATTCCGGCATCTAGAAACTAATCCAACCGTACAAATAAAAGATACACAAGTCAACAATACCTCTGCCAAATTTCAGCTCAAGAAGAGAAGATCTCACCGTCGGATTTACCAAACACCCAAGACTGCCCAGCTGAAGAACTGTGATGACCAGCTTCACTAAAACCAAGACAACAGAAGATCCAACCGTTGAAAACCTAATCCTTTCGGTGAACCTCTAACCCACTGACTAAAGAAGCTTCCCCCAAAATATCAGCCCGATCAAGTTCCGTTTGATCCTCCAAAACCAGTCTTGAAATAGCCTCACGAGTTTTCTCCTCCTTCTCTCTTCTTTCTCTCTTTTGTCTCTCTCTCTAAACTCTATTATTGTGAGTTTACAGTGCAAAGGGTCATGAGAATTATTATGTCTCATGCCCACTTGGTTCTCTCCATCTAAGAGGGACCCGACACATTTTGCCGTTTTTCAAATTTAATACAACAAGTCTCTGGATGTTCTGTATAGCCGGAGGAAGTCCTTCCATTGATGTGCCATCTAAATGTAGATATTCTACACTTTCGGAGATGGCCTGAAATTCTTTTAGGTTTAGGCAGTCACTGAGGATGAGAGTTTTCAGAGAGACTAAATTCATTTTCGGAAGATACCAAAGACGTGTGCATCCTTTCATGTTCGGGTAAACAAGAGACTTCATATTCTGGATCTCCACTGGCAACTCATCCAAACTCGTGCAGCCTTCCAGATTTAATCTTTCAAGATTTTCAGCTCTTGAC
This genomic interval from Brassica oleracea var. oleracea cultivar TO1000 chromosome C2, BOL, whole genome shotgun sequence contains the following:
- the LOC106325130 gene encoding uncharacterized protein LOC106325130 (The sequence of the model RefSeq protein was modified relative to this genomic sequence to represent the inferred CDS: added 90 bases not found in genome assembly) yields the protein MRVRYKDEAEKVLKWETSVKSIAKTIGLHSKLYGEDASLVEATAELVQRALTKIPEVNPKSLGGGNKGVIFATFIFSHFTFHFYKLHSLLLDLLLVVVFVVVCYHLNYFGWRNQKKKWPATTTSPPPLAQSDNIFRKWFGSVVCVPSTKEPRTMRDLPATRISEYSVSSIFSKEEAPIATQLSNSIPDPSTFPKESLNPFGGSHCVIS
- the LOC106326715 gene encoding vesicle-associated protein 1-4-like isoform X2 — protein: MNISLVFALVVLLAVGANQVTHQERLKRLMSLLAIPVHWISRNMLRCGCSHTEALFEFQVTDGTKVLEGCEVLKCGFSLYYATDELRIKSTVSGPLEANQYISYSENVTISNVRPESGTEERSPAQRTATSYQPPTTESRVSPHVYGTSDMDPLLSGEPQQYRADLQTLIHSQAGLGRSHSQIFVSFHGGDLRRTFVRHLVSTLTDAGISVFTDNDKGNGIKLQNFYKRIEESKIAVAIFSERYIESHFCLDELVAMDKLVRENKLLVIPVFYNVKPSDVKHLKGEFGRRFKEMRVRYKDEAEKVLKWET
- the LOC106326715 gene encoding vesicle-associated protein 1-4-like isoform X1, whose product is MNISLVFALVVLLAVGANQVTHQERLKRLMSLLAIPVHWISRNMLRCGCSHTEALFEFQVTDGTKVLEGCEVLKCGFSLYYATDELRIKSTVSGPLEANQYISYSENVTISNVRPESGTEERSPAQRTATSYQPPTTESRVSPHVYGTSDMDPLLSGEPQQYRADLFPAVASSSSQAGLGRSHSQIFVSFHGGDLRRTFVRHLVSTLTDAGISVFTDNDKGNGIKLQNFYKRIEESKIAVAIFSERYIESHFCLDELVAMDKLVRENKLLVIPVFYNVKPSDVKHLKGEFGRRFKEMRVRYKDEAEKVLKWET